In one Chlamydiales bacterium genomic region, the following are encoded:
- a CDS encoding LL-diaminopimelate aminotransferase encodes MVKRNTNLAALKANYLFPEINLRRKQFLVENPEASIVNLGIGDTTEPIGHSVIEAFLYVSKQLGTLDGYSGYGPEQGIQELRKKIAEKIYSHCVKPEEVFVSDGAKCDLGRLQMLFGNTVSIAVQDPAYPVYIDGSLIQGVQQVIFMPCLPENQFFPNLEILPRTDLIYFCSPNNPTGAAATKEQLEQLVAFAIKNRSIIIFDAAYASYIQDPSLPKSIFEIENAKQVAIEVNSFSKLAGFTGVRLGWTVVPEDLKYEDGTSVKADWNRLTTTIFNGASNIAQRGGCRVLEEDGLLEIKRVIQYYLENARIIKEKLESLGYSVFGGTNAPYLWVHFPGKKSWEVFQQFLEKLHLVTTPGAGFGPSGEGFLRLTAFGHRKSLLEAMSRLDLLHALL; translated from the coding sequence ATGGTAAAGAGAAACACGAATTTAGCTGCTTTAAAGGCTAATTATCTTTTCCCAGAAATTAATCTGAGAAGAAAACAATTTTTAGTTGAAAATCCTGAAGCTTCGATTGTCAATTTAGGAATAGGAGATACAACAGAGCCCATTGGTCATTCTGTTATAGAGGCCTTTTTATATGTATCAAAACAATTGGGCACATTAGATGGGTATTCAGGATATGGTCCAGAGCAGGGTATCCAAGAACTTAGAAAAAAAATTGCAGAAAAGATCTATTCACATTGTGTAAAACCAGAAGAGGTTTTTGTCTCTGATGGGGCAAAATGTGATCTTGGACGGCTGCAGATGCTTTTTGGAAATACTGTTTCTATTGCTGTTCAAGACCCAGCTTATCCTGTTTATATCGATGGCAGCTTGATTCAAGGTGTACAGCAAGTTATCTTTATGCCATGCCTGCCAGAAAATCAGTTTTTTCCTAATTTGGAAATTCTTCCAAGGACTGATCTGATCTATTTTTGCTCTCCTAATAATCCCACAGGTGCTGCTGCAACCAAAGAACAATTAGAGCAATTAGTAGCATTTGCAATAAAAAATAGATCGATTATTATTTTTGATGCAGCCTATGCAAGTTATATTCAAGATCCATCCTTGCCCAAATCTATCTTTGAAATTGAAAATGCAAAGCAAGTTGCAATAGAGGTGAATTCATTTTCCAAGCTAGCGGGCTTTACAGGGGTGCGTCTTGGTTGGACAGTAGTTCCAGAGGACCTTAAGTATGAAGATGGAACATCTGTGAAAGCGGACTGGAATCGCTTGACAACAACCATTTTCAATGGAGCTTCTAATATTGCCCAAAGAGGCGGCTGTAGAGTACTTGAAGAGGATGGGCTTTTAGAAATAAAACGAGTCATACAATACTATTTAGAAAATGCAAGAATCATTAAAGAAAAACTAGAAAGCTTAGGGTACTCTGTTTTTGGGGGCACAAATGCCCCCTATCTTTGGGTTCATTTTCCAGGTAAAAAGTCGTGGGAGGTGTTTCAGCAGTTTTTGGAAAAGCTTCATTTGGTTACAACCCCAGGAGCTGGTTTTGGGCCTTCCGGAGAGGGTTTTTTGCGCCTTACGGCTTTTGGTCATCGAAAAAGTCTTTTAGAGGCAATGAGTAGATTAGATCTCTTGCATGCACTCTTGTAG